TTGATGGTGGTGGATTCTTTACCTCCCATGGTCAGCCGAGCAAGCAGATTAGATTAGTGGGTTACATTTTTGGTCAACGCTATCTCGATCATCATGATCCAGAGTTTATCCGCCGCTGTGAGCGGTTGCGTGGGCAATTCATACTGACCAGTGCATTATGTGGCTTGGTTGTGGTGAGTCTGATGGGGTTAATATTGTGGTATTAGCATGAAATACGGGCAGAGTAGTGATTAAAAAGGCGACCTGATTAGGCCGCCTTTTTACTTATAGCCTACTGTAGTTGTGCTTAAATGAACTTCAGCGCTACCCAGTACAACCCACCGGAAAGAAGAATAGAGATTGGAAGAGTTAACACCCAAGCCAACATAATGTTCTTCACCGTCTTACTCTGTACACCGCCGCCATCGACTAACATCGTCCCAGCAACAGCGGAAGAAAGCACTTGCGTGGTTGATACTGGCATCCCAGTATAACTCGCAATCCCGATGGAAACCGCCGCAGTCATCTGAGCAGAAACCCCTTGCGCGTAGGTCATGCCTTTCTTACCGATTTTTTCACCGATGGTGACAGCAACACGTTTCCAGCCAATCATGGTCCCCAAAGAGAGGGCCAGAGCAACGGCAACGATAATCCAGGTCGGTGCGTATTCCACGGTTTCTAACAAATCTGTACGCAGATTGTTGAGGAAACGACGGTCTTGTGCACTGGTCTCTGGCAGCTTGGCAACAGTCCCTGCTGTTTCTGCTACACACATTAGCAAGCGACGCATATGGCTGCGTTGATCAACCGTCAGGTCGTCATAGCTTTGCAGATTAGCCAGCAGCGTTTGCGCATGATCAATGGCTATCATGGCGCGCGAGCTATCACAGTGGAATTGTGCAGGGGTATCCGGCAGAGTTTCTGGAGCCGGTACCAGCGGTTTCAACGCAACAGCATGAGGCAATACCTCAACGTGTTGCTGATAAAAGTGTTGCAGATTAGTCACTGCATCGCGGGTGCGGGCAATATCATAACCGGTCGCATTCATATTCACGACAAACCCAGCCGGAGCCACGCCGATTAGTACCAGCATGATCAAGCCAATCCCTTTCTGACCATCGTTAGCGCCATGAGAGAAACTCACGCCGATAGCGGAAATAATCAGTGCAGTACGGGTCCAGAATGGCGGTTTACGTTTACCGTCTTTCTTTTCACGTTCGGCAGGTGTCAGGTGAATACGTTGCTGCTTCTTGGTCCCGTTCCAGTAACGACGTAGTAGGAACACCATCAAACCGGCAATAACCAGACCCACTATCGGGGATAAGATTAATGACAGGAAGATTTGGATCATCTTAGGAACGTTCAGTGCATCTACCACAGATGTACTGGTCATTAATGCATTGGTTAAACCAATACCGATGATCGCACCAATCAGCGTATGAGAACTGGAAGCCGGGATACCGAAATACCAAGTCCCCAAATTCCAGATAATCGCGGCCAGCAGCATTGAGAAGACCATAGCCAACCCATGTGCCGAACTAACGTTTAACAGCAGATCAGTAGGCAATAAATGAACAATGGCATAGGCCACGCTCAAACCGCCCAGCATCACGCCGAGGAAGTTAAACACCCCCGCCATCACAACAGCAACTTGTGAACGCATGGCACGGGTATAGATTACGGTCGCAACCGCATTGGCTGTATCATGAAAGCCATTAATGGCTTCGTAAAACAGCACGAACATCAAAGCAAGAACTAACATTAGGCCGGTATGGAAATCCAGGCCAGCGAAAAGATGTAGCATAAGCGTTACGCCAGTTAGTGGACATGAACGCGGCGCATTATCAGTGACAATGGGGGGTGGGGAAAAGGAAAATATGACCTTTTTTTGACATGGCCGCAGACGAACTGCGCTTTTTAAACAACATATGTATGTTATATCAGCAAGTTACTTAATTTTACCGTATGAGACATTTTCTTACTATGGCGATCTTTTGGAGCGCGACTTACAATCCCCCTCCGCTATTTTGTCGGTTGAATGACTTAAATTGTCTAAAAATAAGCCGAAGGCGCGCAAATTGACAGCAATGAAGAATTTACTCAATGAGGCTCTGTGTGGAACAGTTTGATGTGGTAGTGATAGGTGCAGGTGCTGCGGGGCTATTTTGTGCGGCTCAAGCCGGACAAGCAGGGCGTCGAGTGTTATTGGTTGATAACGGCAAAAAAGCGGGGCGCAAAATTTTGATGTCCGGTGGTGGTCGCTGCAATTTCACTAATCTGTACGTAGAACCTGCCGCCTACCTGTCGCAGAATCCTCATTTTTGTAAGTCTGCTTTAGCACGCTATACCCAATGGGATTTTATCGATCTAATGAATCGCCATGGTATCGCTTGGCATGAAAAAACGCTGGGACAACTCTTCTGTGATGATTCTGCTCAGCAAGTCGTCACGCTATTGCTGAAAGAGTGTGAATTGGGTCAGGTGACGATCCGGCTGCGCAGTGATGTACTGTCAGTGGTAAAAACGGAAAACGGTTTTGTGCTCAATATCAATGGCGATGAAGTAAGCGCTCACTCACTTGTCGTGGCTTCAGGCGGGTTATCCATGCCTGGCCTTGGCGCTTCCCCGTTTGGCTATAAGCTGGCAGAGCAGTTTGGTTTGAACGTTTTGCCGACTCGCGCGGCATTAGTGCCTTTTACCTTACATAAGCCCTTACTGGATCATCTACAAACACTCTCGGGCGTTTCAGTTCCAGCGGTGGTCACGGCGGAGAATGGTGTGAGTTTCCGCGAAAGTATTTTATTCACTCATCGTGGGCTTTCTGGCCCCGCGATATTGCAACTTTCAAGCTATTGGCAGGCTGGTGAGTATGTGAGCATTAACTTACTTCCTGACACTGACCTAGACGCTTTCTTGAATAGTGAGCGACAAGCGCACCCTAATCAAACGTTAAAAAACACATTGGCTCAGCTATTGCCTAAGCGTCTGGTGGAGTGCCTACAGACATTGGAACAATTGCCTGATGTCACGCTGAAGCAATTAAATGTACCGCAGCAGGCGGCGCTGGTGGCCCATCTTCAGCAATGGCAAGTGCAGCCCAATGGAACCGAGGGTTACCGTACTGCTGAGGTCACGATTGGCGGCGTAGATACCCAAGCGCTTTCCTCCAAGACGATGGAGGCCCAAAAAGTGCCGGGGTTATACTTTATTGGTGAAGTGGTTGATGTCACAGGTTGGTTGGGTGGTTATAACTTCCAATGGGCATGGAGTTCAGCCTGGGCCTGTGCGCAAGCATTGGCAGCTTTGAAGTAAAGATAATAAAAGAATTTATAAGCTACAAAAGTCATCGATCAGGTTTACATCGGCTCAACTCAGCTTTCTAAGCGATATGCCTGT
The window above is part of the Yersinia massiliensis genome. Proteins encoded here:
- a CDS encoding NAD(P)/FAD-dependent oxidoreductase, with the protein product MEQFDVVVIGAGAAGLFCAAQAGQAGRRVLLVDNGKKAGRKILMSGGGRCNFTNLYVEPAAYLSQNPHFCKSALARYTQWDFIDLMNRHGIAWHEKTLGQLFCDDSAQQVVTLLLKECELGQVTIRLRSDVLSVVKTENGFVLNINGDEVSAHSLVVASGGLSMPGLGASPFGYKLAEQFGLNVLPTRAALVPFTLHKPLLDHLQTLSGVSVPAVVTAENGVSFRESILFTHRGLSGPAILQLSSYWQAGEYVSINLLPDTDLDAFLNSERQAHPNQTLKNTLAQLLPKRLVECLQTLEQLPDVTLKQLNVPQQAALVAHLQQWQVQPNGTEGYRTAEVTIGGVDTQALSSKTMEAQKVPGLYFIGEVVDVTGWLGGYNFQWAWSSAWACAQALAALK
- the pitA gene encoding inorganic phosphate transporter PitA produces the protein MLHLFAGLDFHTGLMLVLALMFVLFYEAINGFHDTANAVATVIYTRAMRSQVAVVMAGVFNFLGVMLGGLSVAYAIVHLLPTDLLLNVSSAHGLAMVFSMLLAAIIWNLGTWYFGIPASSSHTLIGAIIGIGLTNALMTSTSVVDALNVPKMIQIFLSLILSPIVGLVIAGLMVFLLRRYWNGTKKQQRIHLTPAEREKKDGKRKPPFWTRTALIISAIGVSFSHGANDGQKGIGLIMLVLIGVAPAGFVVNMNATGYDIARTRDAVTNLQHFYQQHVEVLPHAVALKPLVPAPETLPDTPAQFHCDSSRAMIAIDHAQTLLANLQSYDDLTVDQRSHMRRLLMCVAETAGTVAKLPETSAQDRRFLNNLRTDLLETVEYAPTWIIVAVALALSLGTMIGWKRVAVTIGEKIGKKGMTYAQGVSAQMTAAVSIGIASYTGMPVSTTQVLSSAVAGTMLVDGGGVQSKTVKNIMLAWVLTLPISILLSGGLYWVALKFI
- the uspB gene encoding universal stress protein UspB, whose amino-acid sequence is MISTVALFWALCVVCVINMARYYSSLRALLVVLRGCDPLLYQYVDGGGFFTSHGQPSKQIRLVGYIFGQRYLDHHDPEFIRRCERLRGQFILTSALCGLVVVSLMGLILWY